GTTCCCCGTGAGCGGCTGACTGGATTCCTGCTCTGTCTGTTCAGCTTCTTTACTCTGACCGGAACTGTTGTCTTGTTCGGGAGAACTGCTTACTTGACCGGAGGAGGTGTTCGCCTTCTTGCTCCGGTTCGTTGCTTTCACATAACGATTAAGGTCAGCAGCAGCCTTCATCATTACAACCGGAAGGACGAATACGACAGCTGCCTGGATCCACATTCCCCCGTCAGGGAAATAGGATAATAGGGTTTCCCACAATTTAAAAAACTCCCTGCTGTGATGGATTGTATAGGATCGATTGTATTTTAACCCCAAACCCTCATAATCATTCTTTAATTGGAAGATGACGCTCACTCTAGACATCCATCCAAAAGACCAGCCATTGCTTACAAATCTGCCGGCGTACCATTGACGATTTTCCCTGTTCATTTTCGGGTATTAACTCTATGCAATACTCAATTGAATTGGAAAGGGGTATTTCATGCATATCAAGTACAAAAAAGCCTGGAAGCAAAACATCATATATGAAATTTATCCGCGCAGCTTTAAAGATAGTAACGGGGATGGGATCGGAGATCTGCCTGGAATTATTTCCAAGCTAGATTATTTGCAGAGTTTAGGAGTAACCGCCCTTTGGCTGAATCCCATTTACAAATCGCCGGACATTGATCATGGCTATGACATTACCGACTATTATGCGATCCAGCCTGAATACGGAACGATGAGTGATTTTGATCTGCTGCTGGAGGAGGTTCACAACAGAGAGATGGGACTTCTCATGGATCTGGTCTTAAACCATACTTCCGATCAGCATCCCTGGTTCAGAGAATCACGCTCTAACAAGCATAGTCGTTACCGGAATTACTACATTTGGAGACCTGCCGGAGCAGACGGCGGCCCTCCTAACAACTGGACCTCTTATCTTGGCAAGTCTGCCTGGACCTTTGATGAAGAGAATGAGGAATATTACATGCACCTCTATAACTCGACTCAGCCGGATCTGAATTGGGACAATCCTGATCTGCGCGAAAGCATGTATAAGATGATGCGATTCTGGCTGGATAAAGGCATTGACGGATTTCGTATCGATGCAGTGAATGCAATCTCCAAGGATCAAACCTTCCCTGACTCGAATCTATCGAGACTGCAATCGAACGGTGAGCCCTTCATTAAGAATGGACCGAATATTCACGATTATTTGCAGGAAATGCATGAGAAAGTGTTCTCTCATTACGATATTTTCACTGCGGGTGAAATGTCCTATATCAGTGAGCAGGATGTACTCGACTATACACACCCGGATCGCAAAGAATTGTCCATGGTCATCTCTCCTGAAGCTACTACGCTCGGTAATCTTCCAGAAGATGAATTTAAACAAAAAGAATGGACACTTGACGAGTTGCGGGAGGTCATGCAGAAATGGCAAAAAAACGTCGGCGACCCCGGCGGATGGTTCGGACTTTACTTCAGCAATCATGATCAGCCCCGGCTGGTCAATACCTTTGGCCACCCGGGTAAGTACAGGGTCCAATCCGCCAAAATGATCGGTACCATGCTGTATACGTTAAAAGGAACCCCTTTTATGCTGCAAGGTGATGAGCTCGGGATGACCAACAATCCTAAGCTTCATTCGATTGATGATATCAAAGAGCAGCAGGCAATTGCCTATTACGATGTCATGGTCAATGAACGAGGGGAAGATGAAGAGAAGATCATGCAGCGAATTCGAAGAAAAGCAAGAGATCATGCACGGACCCCTATGCAATGGGACGAGAGCATTCATGCTGGATTTACTACCGGCGAGCCTTGGCTCCCAGTAAACCCAAATTACAAGGAGGTTAATGTCAAGGAACAGGAATCAGATCCCTATTCCGTATTAAACTACTATCGACAGCTTATTAATATTCGTAAAAACCATGCTGCACTCACCTACGGAGAGTATAAGGCAATTCTAACCGATCATCCTCAAGTTTTTGCGTATCTGCGTTTATTTGAGGATCAGACTTGGCTCGTTCTGCTTAACTTCTCAGAGGAAGAAGCAGCTTACTCCCTTGATTCGAATGATATAGAACGACTCTCGGATCCCCGCCTGCTTATAGGGAATTACAAAGAACCGAATGAAATAATTGATCTCAAGAGTGGTGTTCTGAAGCCGTATGAGGCTATTGTGCTGGCACCTTCACTTCACTGATTCCCTCCAACTGATGAGTACGAGAGCAGCTCTTAGTTTTCGGATTGGGCTGCTTTCGACGTTGTAACAGCTCATATAGAAAACCGTAGATTACCATATATTACATTGGGATATGATCCTTTCAGATGATATAATTTCCATATTAATAGTCTTTGTTACAAATCATATAAAAAGGGTCTTGTTCCGATATAAGGAGGTTTTAATCCACGATGAGCGCACCAATTCAAATCTATAAAATATCTGCTGAGTTAAAAAAAGATCAATTCAAACTGCTTGTGATTCCCTGGAAGCTGCTTATTGAGACAAACCGTTATTACGAAATCCGGGAAGAGAACGGACCTGTCAAAAGATTATATAAGGAGAAACTAAATACGATCACCATGGATACTAAATCTTATGCGAATGGGACCATCGTCTGCTCGGCGTTCTGTTCTGAGAATTACATACATCAAACCAAGAAAGAAATTGTAAAGAAATTAGGGCATATTATTGACTCCTACATCGAGGAGCACCGGGTTAACCAGCAGACGATAAAAGAATGTGCTCCAAGAGATATCTATCTGGGATAATATATAGATCAAGCGAAAAGAAGCCTTCTCCGTTATGGAGAAGGCTTCTTTTCGCTTGGACTTTGAATCGGACTTGAACGGTGTCCTATTCAGCAGTCTTCTCAATCAACCTTTAATACCTGAGTTCAGGTTAATGGACTGCATAAAGTATTTCTGTGCAAAGATAAATAGTATTAGTGTAGGAATAATTGCAAGCATTGCAGATCCCATGAGTTGTCCAATCAGGCGATAGTTACCATAAATATCTTGAAGCAAGAGCAAGCCTGCCGTAATCGGCATTTTCTCAACATCCGTGTATACGATAACCGGCCATAGGAAGTCATTCCAGGAACCGATGAATGAGAACAAGCCGCAAACGACCAGTACCGGTTTAACCAACGGCAGTATGACAGAGAAATAAATTCTGAAATCACCGGCTCCGTCCACGCGAGCAGATTCATCAAGGTCGTGTGGAATGCCCTTCATAAACTGTCTTACCAAGAAGATGTTCCCCATACCGGCAAGACCCGGAATAATCATCGCCCATGCCGTATTTACCCAGCCAAGTGTTTCAATGATCTTGTAAGAAGGAATCAGGTTTACAACCGCTGGGAAGAACGAAATCCCGAGTAAGGTAAAGAACAAAGCGTCTCTTCCCTTAAAGTTCATACGTGTATAGCCATAACCTGTGATCGAGATAATGACAATAACGAGTGCTGTGTGCGAAATCGCAATAAACAAAGAATTCATTAACCAGCGCAAGATCGGAGCAGTAGACGTATTCTCCAATATGGTCACATAGTTATTGAAGTCCCAGTCAACCGGCAGCAATCTGAAGCCGGTCGAAACCACTTCCGTCTGGGAACGAAACGATGTCGTAATCCCAAATAGAACAGGAATCGCCCAAATGACACAAATCGCTATAAGAAATAGGTACGATATATATTTCGAAATATTGATTTTCTTTTTCATTTTGAACCATCTGCCCCTTCCGTATCCACTTCCTAGTTCGCATTTCGGTTCATTACATAATATTGCAATGCCGAAATAACCAAAATAACGAGACCCAGCAGCACTGCCATAGCAGATGCCATACCAGCCAAGGATTCACCTGAACCGAATGCGAGTTGTCTGATGTACATCATAAGTACGTGTGTGCTCTGCTGCGGTCCGCCGTCAGTCATCATGAGCGGCTGACCAAATACGTTAAAGGAGCCGGCAGTTGTCATAACAAAGGTATAAATAAGCGGGAAACGAATAGACGGCAATGTAATGCTGAAAAATCTGCGAACAGAACCTGCCCCGTCCATCTCAGCAGCTTCGTACAAATCCTTGGAAACACCATTAATAGAGGCACGGTAGATAATCATGTTACCTCCAACTCCGCCCCAAACGGTAATGACAATGATAATAATCCAAGCATACGGCTGATTTGTAGCCCAGACCGTATCCGATCCGAATACATTACCGGTAACACCTAACTGCTTATTAAATATGAGTGACCAGATCAGTGCAGCTGCAGAAATAGAAATGAGGCCTGGAATATAAATGATCGATTGAATAGTTCCCTTCAATTTCACTTTTTTATGCTCCAGTGCCACAGCAATCATCAGAGGGATTACGATCAAGATCGGAACACTTAAAAGAACAAAGAGCAGTGTATTCTTCAAACCATTGTAAAATTGATAATTAAACGTAGATTCACTATCAAAAAGAATCGTTTTATAGTTATCAAGACCAACCCAAACCGGGTCATTGATTAAATTCCACTGAGTAAACGAAGCATAAATACCGTAGATCGTCGGTATCAGAATAAAGATCAGAAATAGTATAAGATGGGGCCCAACAAAGAAAACAGGGGCAAAGGATCTCTTCTTCATAGCCTTTCAATTCTCCTTTTGGAAAAGTAATGTGCCATAAATGGCACATTACTTTGTACTAAATCGATGAACTAAAGATGAATGTTGAACCCTGAGTCATCTTCAGTTCATCCTATATATTCTTGTTTAGTCGTTTGTTTTACTGAGCCCCGGTGCTGCCTTGAGCAATTTTATCCTCGACTTCTTTTTGCATCGTCTGTAAGGTTTCATCCATATCTACGTTGCCTCGAATGATATCATTAGAGTACTTATCTACGACTTCAGCTACATATGGATAATATTCATAAGTGTAGATGTACAGAGATTCAATTTGCTTCTCGTCTGTTGTAAAGAAGGATTGCATATAATCCTGGTATTCAGGACTTTCAAATACTTGCTTACTTGCTACGATCTGTCCTGCTTTGGCCCACTCAATGGAGTTCTGGCGAATGAACTCCAGGAAGCTGCCGATTCCTGCTTCCTTCTCATCTGTTCTTGCTTCATTAGTCAGCATCGCGAACAAGTGGGAAGAAGAACGGTTTGTAAATTTATCAGGGCTTGCAGAGTATACATTCGTCACACCGAAGTTCAAGCCTTCCACACCAGCGTGAGCGGTTGAACTCCAAGTTCCATCTGTGGAGAACAGAACGTTGCCGGACTGGAACATCAGGTAACCATCTTCACCAAACGGAGTCATCAGGCCTGCATCTGCAATTTGCTTAACGGACTCATACGCTTGTTTCATCTCAGGTGTATTTACGGCCGGTTGACCATCTTGTTGTACATCGCCGCCTAAGTTCTGCAGCTGTCCGAGCATAGCCCAACCCAGAAGTGCATCATTGACGACATAATCTCCCTCTTCCATTTTCCCTTGGAGAGACAGGATTTCTTCTACTGTTACATTGTTATCATCAAGGAAGGATTCTGCACCGTACTTCGCAAGCAGATCCTTATTGTAGTACATTACGTTCGCGTGGATATCCAGAGGAACTGTGTATTGCGTTCCATCGATCGTACCTGTTGACCATGCTTGAGGCAGATAGTTGTTTTCGTTAATTTCAGGCTGTGCGGACAGGATGCCTGTCATTGGCTCAAGTACATTCTGCTTCACATAACCAGGTACGCGGTCTGCATGGATAATCGCCAAATCTGGAATTCCTTTACCGGAGTTAATTACTGTGGATAATTTCGTATACATATCAGAGGTAATTACATGTTTTACTTTCATTTCTGGTTCAGTCGCATTATATTCTTTAACGAGCTGATCCATATAAGCTCCGTCTTCACCAGTTAACGGTGTCCAAAAAGTAATTGTGTTCTTATCGTCACTGCTGCAGCCAGCAAGAACGATAACCATCAGAAGCATAGAAACGATTGTCAAAAGACCTTTTTTACGATTCATTTAAGAACCCCCCAGTGCTTTTCAAAATCAATGTTTTCATGAAACCGTATTCAAAGATTTAAATCATGGGCTGCCTTTTACTTTAACTTTCAAGGTTGCTGATCTGCTGCGGAGGAGCTTGCCTAGGAGTGCTCCCTTACAGGCATAAAAACATTAATAACATTTATGTTAATGATTAATGTTTTTGTAAACATAGCATAATTCATAGCGCTTTCATTGTCAACCACTTTTATCCATTACACGCAAATTTATTTGTAAGCCGCTGATTTAGCGGCTTACAACCCCACCATCGGGAACAGGAACACCAAAGTCCGGAAGCCCGTCTTCGTTCCAGCCGAATACTTGGGCACGTGCATGACGGTTCGGATCGTACAATGGATCGCCTTCAACCTCTTTATAGTTTCTTGCATGATAAATGATGATATCCTGAGACCCGTCCGGAGAAACAGTGAAGCTGTTATGCCCCGGTCCGTATTGTCCTGTCTCTTCATTGGTAACAAATACAGGATCAGGCAGCTTAGTCCAGCTGTCCGGCGACAGAAGATCGCTGTCCTCATCTGCGTACATCAGTCCCATAGCATAATTATAGTCTGTAGCACTCGCTGAGAAGGAGATGATAATTTTGCCATTTCTATGTAACACAG
This sequence is a window from Paenibacillus urinalis. Protein-coding genes within it:
- a CDS encoding extracellular solute-binding protein gives rise to the protein MNRKKGLLTIVSMLLMVIVLAGCSSDDKNTITFWTPLTGEDGAYMDQLVKEYNATEPEMKVKHVITSDMYTKLSTVINSGKGIPDLAIIHADRVPGYVKQNVLEPMTGILSAQPEINENNYLPQAWSTGTIDGTQYTVPLDIHANVMYYNKDLLAKYGAESFLDDNNVTVEEILSLQGKMEEGDYVVNDALLGWAMLGQLQNLGGDVQQDGQPAVNTPEMKQAYESVKQIADAGLMTPFGEDGYLMFQSGNVLFSTDGTWSSTAHAGVEGLNFGVTNVYSASPDKFTNRSSSHLFAMLTNEARTDEKEAGIGSFLEFIRQNSIEWAKAGQIVASKQVFESPEYQDYMQSFFTTDEKQIESLYIYTYEYYPYVAEVVDKYSNDIIRGNVDMDETLQTMQKEVEDKIAQGSTGAQ
- a CDS encoding carbohydrate ABC transporter permease, with translation MKKRSFAPVFFVGPHLILFLIFILIPTIYGIYASFTQWNLINDPVWVGLDNYKTILFDSESTFNYQFYNGLKNTLLFVLLSVPILIVIPLMIAVALEHKKVKLKGTIQSIIYIPGLISISAAALIWSLIFNKQLGVTGNVFGSDTVWATNQPYAWIIIIVITVWGGVGGNMIIYRASINGVSKDLYEAAEMDGAGSVRRFFSITLPSIRFPLIYTFVMTTAGSFNVFGQPLMMTDGGPQQSTHVLMMYIRQLAFGSGESLAGMASAMAVLLGLVILVISALQYYVMNRNAN
- a CDS encoding carbohydrate ABC transporter permease, with product MKKKINISKYISYLFLIAICVIWAIPVLFGITTSFRSQTEVVSTGFRLLPVDWDFNNYVTILENTSTAPILRWLMNSLFIAISHTALVIVIISITGYGYTRMNFKGRDALFFTLLGISFFPAVVNLIPSYKIIETLGWVNTAWAMIIPGLAGMGNIFLVRQFMKGIPHDLDESARVDGAGDFRIYFSVILPLVKPVLVVCGLFSFIGSWNDFLWPVIVYTDVEKMPITAGLLLLQDIYGNYRLIGQLMGSAMLAIIPTLILFIFAQKYFMQSINLNSGIKG
- a CDS encoding glycoside hydrolase family 13 protein, which translates into the protein MHIKYKKAWKQNIIYEIYPRSFKDSNGDGIGDLPGIISKLDYLQSLGVTALWLNPIYKSPDIDHGYDITDYYAIQPEYGTMSDFDLLLEEVHNREMGLLMDLVLNHTSDQHPWFRESRSNKHSRYRNYYIWRPAGADGGPPNNWTSYLGKSAWTFDEENEEYYMHLYNSTQPDLNWDNPDLRESMYKMMRFWLDKGIDGFRIDAVNAISKDQTFPDSNLSRLQSNGEPFIKNGPNIHDYLQEMHEKVFSHYDIFTAGEMSYISEQDVLDYTHPDRKELSMVISPEATTLGNLPEDEFKQKEWTLDELREVMQKWQKNVGDPGGWFGLYFSNHDQPRLVNTFGHPGKYRVQSAKMIGTMLYTLKGTPFMLQGDELGMTNNPKLHSIDDIKEQQAIAYYDVMVNERGEDEEKIMQRIRRKARDHARTPMQWDESIHAGFTTGEPWLPVNPNYKEVNVKEQESDPYSVLNYYRQLINIRKNHAALTYGEYKAILTDHPQVFAYLRLFEDQTWLVLLNFSEEEAAYSLDSNDIERLSDPRLLIGNYKEPNEIIDLKSGVLKPYEAIVLAPSLH